In Columba livia isolate bColLiv1 breed racing homer chromosome 8, bColLiv1.pat.W.v2, whole genome shotgun sequence, a single genomic region encodes these proteins:
- the LOC102097377 gene encoding P-selectin isoform X2 — MARADPTVPLWPWAGSGGVCGGGRALWRGRRRRGAGCGLAAGLGWEGKRPRAGSDAACARRKCEHRYPPRPDVLHAASSWATCVRDTDMGTAVGLRSAGRTQALGSRDICYLAITAIAWGAVMWVEVGAWTYHYSDQGDYTWEQARNYCQTFFTDLVAIQNKQEIEYLNASLPFHRRYYWIGIRKLGGTWTWVGTKKVLTKEAENWAAGEPNNRRSNQDCVEIYIKRQQESGKWNDENCKQKKKALCYQASCQPFSCSQRGECVETIGSYRCQCYPGFHGPECEDVVQCAELEPEGAHMNCSHPYRDFSYNSTCVFGCQEGFEQQGASTLRCLASQQWSAETPTCTAISCPALSAPDRGRLNCSHLHGDFAFGSTCVFSCQTGFVLTGLESRECTATGTWTGDAPHCEVITCPMLSAPDWGLLNCSHLNGNFTFGSTCAFSCQTGFALMGSESRECTAMGTWTGDTPRCEAIACPVLSAPGWGQLNCSHLHGDFAFGSTCVFSCQTGFVLTGLESRECTATGTWTGDAPRCEAITCPVLSAPVRGQLNCSHLHGDFTFGSTCAFSCQMGFALMGPESRECTAMGSWTGDTPRCEAITCPVLSAPDRGNMNCSNLNGNFAFGSTCVFSCETGFALTGLESQECTAMGTWTGDTPRCKAIACPVLSAPDWGQLNCSHLHGDFAFGSVCAFSCQTGFALTGPDSRKCTAMGTWTGDTPRCEAITCPELSAPDWGQLNCSHPHGDFAFGSVCAFSCQTGFVLMGPESRECMAAGTWTGDAPRCEAIKCSALASPKMGQAACSHLHGNFSFGSMCAFSCQTGFVLMGPEKRECMAMGTWTGDTPQCIAISCPTLEPPSRGQLSCSHVHGNFTYNSTCTFSCEEGFVRMGAEVLRCAATGNWTRHPPVCAEDGAPFLKQVLAYSSGTALAVAGIVLSGTLIALLAKRLSNREEKKKLLNPTR, encoded by the exons ggcactgctgtgggactGCGATCTGCTGGGAGAACGCAGGCTCTGGGCTCCCGTGACATCTGCTACCTGGCCATCACTGCCATTGCATGGG GTGCAGTCATGTGGGTGGAGGTGGGTGCCTGGACATATCACTACAGTGACCAAGGCGACTACACATGGGAGCAGGCCAGGAACTACTGCCAgaccttcttcactgacctggTGGCAATCCAGAACAAGCAGGAGATTGAGTACCTCAACGCGAGCCTGCCCTTCCACAGGCGCTACTACTGGATCGGCATCCGCAAGCTGGGTGGCACCTGGACCTGGGTTGGCACCAAGAAGGTGCTGACAAAGGAGGCGGAGAACTGGGCAGCGGGGGAGCCCAACAACCGCCGCTCCAACCAGGACTGTGTGGAGATCTACATCAAGCGGCAGCAGGAGTCGGGCAAGTGGAATGACGAGAACTGCAAGCAGAAGAAGAAGGCGCTGTGCTACCAGG cttCCTGCCAGCCCTTTTCGTGCAGCCAGCGCGGCGAGTGCGTGGAGACCATCGGGAGCTACCGCTGCCAGTGTTACCCTGGATTCCATGGCCCCGAATGCGAGGATG TTGTGCAGTGTGCTGAGCTGGAACCAGAGGGAGCACACATGAACTGCAGCCATCCCTACAGAGACTTCAGTTACAACTCCACCTGTGTGTTCGGGTGCCAGGAGGGGTTTGAGCAGCAAGGGGCGAGCACACTGCGGTGCCTGGCTTCCCAGCAGTGGTCTGCAGAGACCCCCACTTGCACAG CCATCTCCTGCCCAGCGCTCAGTGCACCAGATCGGGGACGGCTGAACTGCTCCCACCTCCATGGGGACTTTGCCTTTGGCTCCACATGTGTCTTCTCCTGCCAGACAGGGTTTGTGCTGACAGGTCTGGAAAGCCGTGAGTGCACGGCCACAGGGACCTGGACTGGGGATGCCCCACACTGTGAAG TCATCACCTGCCCCATGCTCAGCGCGCCAGACTGGGGACTGCTGAACTGTTCCCACCTCAACGGGAACTTCACCTTTGGCTCCACGTGTGCCTTCTCCTGCCAGACAGGGTTTGCACTGATGGGGTCAGAGAGCCGTGAGTGCACAGCCATGGGGACCTGGACTGGGGATACTCCACGCTGTGAAG CCATTGCCTGCCCGGTGctcagcgctccaggctggggacagctgaACTGCTCCCACCTCCATGGGGACTTTGCCTTTGGCTCCACATGTGTCTTCTCCTGCCAGACAGGGTTTGTGCTGACAGGTCTGGAAAGTCGTGAGTGCACGGCCACAGGGACCTGGACTGGGGATGCCCCACGCTGTGAAG CCATCACCTGCCCAGTGCTCAGTGCTCCAGTCCGAGGACAGCTGAACTGCTCCCACCTCCATGGGGACTTCACCTTTGGCTCCACGTGTGCCTTCTCCTGCCAGATGGGGTTTGCACTGATGGGGCCAGAGAGCCGTGAGTGCACAGCCATGGGGAGTTGGACTGGGGACACCCCACGCTGTGAAG CTATCACTTGCCCGGTGCTCAGTGCTCCAGACCGAGGAAACATGAACTGCTCCAATCTGAATGGGAACTTTGCCTTTGGCTCCACGTGTGTCTTCTCCTGCGAGACAGGGTTTGCGCTGACAGGACTGGAGAGCCAAGAGTGCACAGCCATGGGGACTTGGACTGGGGACACTCCACGATGCAAAG CCATCGCCTGCCCGGTGCTCAGCGCTCCAGACTGGGGACAGCTGAACTGCTCCCACCTCCATGGGGACTTTGCCTTTGGCTCTGTGTGTGCCTTCTCCTGCCAAACAGGGTTTGCActgacagggccagacagcCGCAAGTGCACGGCCATGGGGACCTGGACTGGGGACACTCCGCGCTGTGAAG CCATCACCTGTCCAGAGCTCAGTGCTCCAGACTGGGGACAGCTGAATTGCTCTCACCCCCACGGGGACTTTGCCTTTGGCTCTGTGTGTGCCTTCTCCTGCCAGACGGGGTTTGTGCTGATGGGGCCGGAGAGCCGCGAGTGCATGGCCGCGGGCACCTGGACTGGGGATGCCCCACGCTGTGAAG CCATCAAATGCTCAGCCCTAGCCAGTCCCAAGATGGGCCAGGCTGCCTGCTCCCACCTCCACGGGAACTTCTCCTTTGGCTCCATGTGTGCCTTCTCCTGCCAGACCGGATTTGTGCTGATGGGGCCAGAGAAACGCGAGTGCATGGCCATGGGGACCTGGACAGGGGACACCCCACAATGCATAG CCATCAGCTGCCCGACGCTGGAGCCCCCTAGCAGAggccagctgagctgctctcaCGTGCACGGGAACTTCACGTACAACTCCACGTGCACCTTTTCCTGCGAGGAGGGGTTTGTTCGGATGGGAGCAGAGGTGCTCAGGTGCGCAGCCACAGGGAACTGGACCAGGCATCCCCCTGTCTGTGCAG AGGATGGCGCCCCCTTCTTAAAGCAAGTCCTGGCTTACAGCAGCGGCACGGCTCTGGCAGTAGCCGGCATCGTGCTCTCAGGAACGCTCATTGCCCTCCTTGCCAAGCGGCTCAGCAACAGAG aggagaagaagaagctCCTGAACCCCACCAGGTGA
- the LOC102097377 gene encoding P-selectin isoform X3, producing MDVGTAVGLRSAGRTQALGSRDICYLAITAIAWGAVMWVEVGAWTYHYSDQGDYTWEQARNYCQTFFTDLVAIQNKQEIEYLNASLPFHRRYYWIGIRKLGGTWTWVGTKKVLTKEAENWAAGEPNNRRSNQDCVEIYIKRQQESGKWNDENCKQKKKALCYQASCQPFSCSQRGECVETIGSYRCQCYPGFHGPECEDVVQCAELEPEGAHMNCSHPYRDFSYNSTCVFGCQEGFEQQGASTLRCLASQQWSAETPTCTAISCPALSAPDRGRLNCSHLHGDFAFGSTCVFSCQTGFVLTGLESRECTATGTWTGDAPHCEVITCPMLSAPDWGLLNCSHLNGNFTFGSTCAFSCQTGFALMGSESRECTAMGTWTGDTPRCEAIACPVLSAPGWGQLNCSHLHGDFAFGSTCVFSCQTGFVLTGLESRECTATGTWTGDAPRCEAITCPVLSAPVRGQLNCSHLHGDFTFGSTCAFSCQMGFALMGPESRECTAMGSWTGDTPRCEAITCPVLSAPDRGNMNCSNLNGNFAFGSTCVFSCETGFALTGLESQECTAMGTWTGDTPRCKAIACPVLSAPDWGQLNCSHLHGDFAFGSVCAFSCQTGFALTGPDSRKCTAMGTWTGDTPRCEAITCPELSAPDWGQLNCSHPHGDFAFGSVCAFSCQTGFVLMGPESRECMAAGTWTGDAPRCEAIKCSALASPKMGQAACSHLHGNFSFGSMCAFSCQTGFVLMGPEKRECMAMGTWTGDTPQCIAISCPTLEPPSRGQLSCSHVHGNFTYNSTCTFSCEEGFVRMGAEVLRCAATGNWTRHPPVCAEDGAPFLKQVLAYSSGTALAVAGIVLSGTLIALLAKRLSNREEKKKLLNPTSDLGSPGIFTNAAYDANL from the exons ggcactgctgtgggactGCGATCTGCTGGGAGAACGCAGGCTCTGGGCTCCCGTGACATCTGCTACCTGGCCATCACTGCCATTGCATGGG GTGCAGTCATGTGGGTGGAGGTGGGTGCCTGGACATATCACTACAGTGACCAAGGCGACTACACATGGGAGCAGGCCAGGAACTACTGCCAgaccttcttcactgacctggTGGCAATCCAGAACAAGCAGGAGATTGAGTACCTCAACGCGAGCCTGCCCTTCCACAGGCGCTACTACTGGATCGGCATCCGCAAGCTGGGTGGCACCTGGACCTGGGTTGGCACCAAGAAGGTGCTGACAAAGGAGGCGGAGAACTGGGCAGCGGGGGAGCCCAACAACCGCCGCTCCAACCAGGACTGTGTGGAGATCTACATCAAGCGGCAGCAGGAGTCGGGCAAGTGGAATGACGAGAACTGCAAGCAGAAGAAGAAGGCGCTGTGCTACCAGG cttCCTGCCAGCCCTTTTCGTGCAGCCAGCGCGGCGAGTGCGTGGAGACCATCGGGAGCTACCGCTGCCAGTGTTACCCTGGATTCCATGGCCCCGAATGCGAGGATG TTGTGCAGTGTGCTGAGCTGGAACCAGAGGGAGCACACATGAACTGCAGCCATCCCTACAGAGACTTCAGTTACAACTCCACCTGTGTGTTCGGGTGCCAGGAGGGGTTTGAGCAGCAAGGGGCGAGCACACTGCGGTGCCTGGCTTCCCAGCAGTGGTCTGCAGAGACCCCCACTTGCACAG CCATCTCCTGCCCAGCGCTCAGTGCACCAGATCGGGGACGGCTGAACTGCTCCCACCTCCATGGGGACTTTGCCTTTGGCTCCACATGTGTCTTCTCCTGCCAGACAGGGTTTGTGCTGACAGGTCTGGAAAGCCGTGAGTGCACGGCCACAGGGACCTGGACTGGGGATGCCCCACACTGTGAAG TCATCACCTGCCCCATGCTCAGCGCGCCAGACTGGGGACTGCTGAACTGTTCCCACCTCAACGGGAACTTCACCTTTGGCTCCACGTGTGCCTTCTCCTGCCAGACAGGGTTTGCACTGATGGGGTCAGAGAGCCGTGAGTGCACAGCCATGGGGACCTGGACTGGGGATACTCCACGCTGTGAAG CCATTGCCTGCCCGGTGctcagcgctccaggctggggacagctgaACTGCTCCCACCTCCATGGGGACTTTGCCTTTGGCTCCACATGTGTCTTCTCCTGCCAGACAGGGTTTGTGCTGACAGGTCTGGAAAGTCGTGAGTGCACGGCCACAGGGACCTGGACTGGGGATGCCCCACGCTGTGAAG CCATCACCTGCCCAGTGCTCAGTGCTCCAGTCCGAGGACAGCTGAACTGCTCCCACCTCCATGGGGACTTCACCTTTGGCTCCACGTGTGCCTTCTCCTGCCAGATGGGGTTTGCACTGATGGGGCCAGAGAGCCGTGAGTGCACAGCCATGGGGAGTTGGACTGGGGACACCCCACGCTGTGAAG CTATCACTTGCCCGGTGCTCAGTGCTCCAGACCGAGGAAACATGAACTGCTCCAATCTGAATGGGAACTTTGCCTTTGGCTCCACGTGTGTCTTCTCCTGCGAGACAGGGTTTGCGCTGACAGGACTGGAGAGCCAAGAGTGCACAGCCATGGGGACTTGGACTGGGGACACTCCACGATGCAAAG CCATCGCCTGCCCGGTGCTCAGCGCTCCAGACTGGGGACAGCTGAACTGCTCCCACCTCCATGGGGACTTTGCCTTTGGCTCTGTGTGTGCCTTCTCCTGCCAAACAGGGTTTGCActgacagggccagacagcCGCAAGTGCACGGCCATGGGGACCTGGACTGGGGACACTCCGCGCTGTGAAG CCATCACCTGTCCAGAGCTCAGTGCTCCAGACTGGGGACAGCTGAATTGCTCTCACCCCCACGGGGACTTTGCCTTTGGCTCTGTGTGTGCCTTCTCCTGCCAGACGGGGTTTGTGCTGATGGGGCCGGAGAGCCGCGAGTGCATGGCCGCGGGCACCTGGACTGGGGATGCCCCACGCTGTGAAG CCATCAAATGCTCAGCCCTAGCCAGTCCCAAGATGGGCCAGGCTGCCTGCTCCCACCTCCACGGGAACTTCTCCTTTGGCTCCATGTGTGCCTTCTCCTGCCAGACCGGATTTGTGCTGATGGGGCCAGAGAAACGCGAGTGCATGGCCATGGGGACCTGGACAGGGGACACCCCACAATGCATAG CCATCAGCTGCCCGACGCTGGAGCCCCCTAGCAGAggccagctgagctgctctcaCGTGCACGGGAACTTCACGTACAACTCCACGTGCACCTTTTCCTGCGAGGAGGGGTTTGTTCGGATGGGAGCAGAGGTGCTCAGGTGCGCAGCCACAGGGAACTGGACCAGGCATCCCCCTGTCTGTGCAG AGGATGGCGCCCCCTTCTTAAAGCAAGTCCTGGCTTACAGCAGCGGCACGGCTCTGGCAGTAGCCGGCATCGTGCTCTCAGGAACGCTCATTGCCCTCCTTGCCAAGCGGCTCAGCAACAGAG aggagaagaagaagctCCTGAACCCCACCAG
- the LOC102097377 gene encoding P-selectin isoform X5: MGRYYWIGIRKLGGTWTWVGTKKVLTKEAENWAAGEPNNRRSNQDCVEIYIKRQQESGKWNDENCKQKKKALCYQASCQPFSCSQRGECVETIGSYRCQCYPGFHGPECEDVVQCAELEPEGAHMNCSHPYRDFSYNSTCVFGCQEGFEQQGASTLRCLASQQWSAETPTCTAISCPALSAPDRGRLNCSHLHGDFAFGSTCVFSCQTGFVLTGLESRECTATGTWTGDAPHCEVITCPMLSAPDWGLLNCSHLNGNFTFGSTCAFSCQTGFALMGSESRECTAMGTWTGDTPRCEAIACPVLSAPGWGQLNCSHLHGDFAFGSTCVFSCQTGFVLTGLESRECTATGTWTGDAPRCEAITCPVLSAPVRGQLNCSHLHGDFTFGSTCAFSCQMGFALMGPESRECTAMGSWTGDTPRCEAITCPVLSAPDRGNMNCSNLNGNFAFGSTCVFSCETGFALTGLESQECTAMGTWTGDTPRCKAIACPVLSAPDWGQLNCSHLHGDFAFGSVCAFSCQTGFALTGPDSRKCTAMGTWTGDTPRCEAITCPELSAPDWGQLNCSHPHGDFAFGSVCAFSCQTGFVLMGPESRECMAAGTWTGDAPRCEAIKCSALASPKMGQAACSHLHGNFSFGSMCAFSCQTGFVLMGPEKRECMAMGTWTGDTPQCIAISCPTLEPPSRGQLSCSHVHGNFTYNSTCTFSCEEGFVRMGAEVLRCAATGNWTRHPPVCAEDGAPFLKQVLAYSSGTALAVAGIVLSGTLIALLAKRLSNREEKKKLLNPTSDLGSPGIFTNAAYDANL; this comes from the exons ATGGG GCGCTACTACTGGATCGGCATCCGCAAGCTGGGTGGCACCTGGACCTGGGTTGGCACCAAGAAGGTGCTGACAAAGGAGGCGGAGAACTGGGCAGCGGGGGAGCCCAACAACCGCCGCTCCAACCAGGACTGTGTGGAGATCTACATCAAGCGGCAGCAGGAGTCGGGCAAGTGGAATGACGAGAACTGCAAGCAGAAGAAGAAGGCGCTGTGCTACCAGG cttCCTGCCAGCCCTTTTCGTGCAGCCAGCGCGGCGAGTGCGTGGAGACCATCGGGAGCTACCGCTGCCAGTGTTACCCTGGATTCCATGGCCCCGAATGCGAGGATG TTGTGCAGTGTGCTGAGCTGGAACCAGAGGGAGCACACATGAACTGCAGCCATCCCTACAGAGACTTCAGTTACAACTCCACCTGTGTGTTCGGGTGCCAGGAGGGGTTTGAGCAGCAAGGGGCGAGCACACTGCGGTGCCTGGCTTCCCAGCAGTGGTCTGCAGAGACCCCCACTTGCACAG CCATCTCCTGCCCAGCGCTCAGTGCACCAGATCGGGGACGGCTGAACTGCTCCCACCTCCATGGGGACTTTGCCTTTGGCTCCACATGTGTCTTCTCCTGCCAGACAGGGTTTGTGCTGACAGGTCTGGAAAGCCGTGAGTGCACGGCCACAGGGACCTGGACTGGGGATGCCCCACACTGTGAAG TCATCACCTGCCCCATGCTCAGCGCGCCAGACTGGGGACTGCTGAACTGTTCCCACCTCAACGGGAACTTCACCTTTGGCTCCACGTGTGCCTTCTCCTGCCAGACAGGGTTTGCACTGATGGGGTCAGAGAGCCGTGAGTGCACAGCCATGGGGACCTGGACTGGGGATACTCCACGCTGTGAAG CCATTGCCTGCCCGGTGctcagcgctccaggctggggacagctgaACTGCTCCCACCTCCATGGGGACTTTGCCTTTGGCTCCACATGTGTCTTCTCCTGCCAGACAGGGTTTGTGCTGACAGGTCTGGAAAGTCGTGAGTGCACGGCCACAGGGACCTGGACTGGGGATGCCCCACGCTGTGAAG CCATCACCTGCCCAGTGCTCAGTGCTCCAGTCCGAGGACAGCTGAACTGCTCCCACCTCCATGGGGACTTCACCTTTGGCTCCACGTGTGCCTTCTCCTGCCAGATGGGGTTTGCACTGATGGGGCCAGAGAGCCGTGAGTGCACAGCCATGGGGAGTTGGACTGGGGACACCCCACGCTGTGAAG CTATCACTTGCCCGGTGCTCAGTGCTCCAGACCGAGGAAACATGAACTGCTCCAATCTGAATGGGAACTTTGCCTTTGGCTCCACGTGTGTCTTCTCCTGCGAGACAGGGTTTGCGCTGACAGGACTGGAGAGCCAAGAGTGCACAGCCATGGGGACTTGGACTGGGGACACTCCACGATGCAAAG CCATCGCCTGCCCGGTGCTCAGCGCTCCAGACTGGGGACAGCTGAACTGCTCCCACCTCCATGGGGACTTTGCCTTTGGCTCTGTGTGTGCCTTCTCCTGCCAAACAGGGTTTGCActgacagggccagacagcCGCAAGTGCACGGCCATGGGGACCTGGACTGGGGACACTCCGCGCTGTGAAG CCATCACCTGTCCAGAGCTCAGTGCTCCAGACTGGGGACAGCTGAATTGCTCTCACCCCCACGGGGACTTTGCCTTTGGCTCTGTGTGTGCCTTCTCCTGCCAGACGGGGTTTGTGCTGATGGGGCCGGAGAGCCGCGAGTGCATGGCCGCGGGCACCTGGACTGGGGATGCCCCACGCTGTGAAG CCATCAAATGCTCAGCCCTAGCCAGTCCCAAGATGGGCCAGGCTGCCTGCTCCCACCTCCACGGGAACTTCTCCTTTGGCTCCATGTGTGCCTTCTCCTGCCAGACCGGATTTGTGCTGATGGGGCCAGAGAAACGCGAGTGCATGGCCATGGGGACCTGGACAGGGGACACCCCACAATGCATAG CCATCAGCTGCCCGACGCTGGAGCCCCCTAGCAGAggccagctgagctgctctcaCGTGCACGGGAACTTCACGTACAACTCCACGTGCACCTTTTCCTGCGAGGAGGGGTTTGTTCGGATGGGAGCAGAGGTGCTCAGGTGCGCAGCCACAGGGAACTGGACCAGGCATCCCCCTGTCTGTGCAG AGGATGGCGCCCCCTTCTTAAAGCAAGTCCTGGCTTACAGCAGCGGCACGGCTCTGGCAGTAGCCGGCATCGTGCTCTCAGGAACGCTCATTGCCCTCCTTGCCAAGCGGCTCAGCAACAGAG aggagaagaagaagctCCTGAACCCCACCAG
- the LOC102097377 gene encoding P-selectin isoform X4, translating into MWVEVGAWTYHYSDQGDYTWEQARNYCQTFFTDLVAIQNKQEIEYLNASLPFHRRYYWIGIRKLGGTWTWVGTKKVLTKEAENWAAGEPNNRRSNQDCVEIYIKRQQESGKWNDENCKQKKKALCYQASCQPFSCSQRGECVETIGSYRCQCYPGFHGPECEDVVQCAELEPEGAHMNCSHPYRDFSYNSTCVFGCQEGFEQQGASTLRCLASQQWSAETPTCTAISCPALSAPDRGRLNCSHLHGDFAFGSTCVFSCQTGFVLTGLESRECTATGTWTGDAPHCEVITCPMLSAPDWGLLNCSHLNGNFTFGSTCAFSCQTGFALMGSESRECTAMGTWTGDTPRCEAIACPVLSAPGWGQLNCSHLHGDFAFGSTCVFSCQTGFVLTGLESRECTATGTWTGDAPRCEAITCPVLSAPVRGQLNCSHLHGDFTFGSTCAFSCQMGFALMGPESRECTAMGSWTGDTPRCEAITCPVLSAPDRGNMNCSNLNGNFAFGSTCVFSCETGFALTGLESQECTAMGTWTGDTPRCKAIACPVLSAPDWGQLNCSHLHGDFAFGSVCAFSCQTGFALTGPDSRKCTAMGTWTGDTPRCEAITCPELSAPDWGQLNCSHPHGDFAFGSVCAFSCQTGFVLMGPESRECMAAGTWTGDAPRCEAIKCSALASPKMGQAACSHLHGNFSFGSMCAFSCQTGFVLMGPEKRECMAMGTWTGDTPQCIAISCPTLEPPSRGQLSCSHVHGNFTYNSTCTFSCEEGFVRMGAEVLRCAATGNWTRHPPVCAEDGAPFLKQVLAYSSGTALAVAGIVLSGTLIALLAKRLSNREEKKKLLNPTSDLGSPGIFTNAAYDANL; encoded by the exons ATGTGGGTGGAGGTGGGTGCCTGGACATATCACTACAGTGACCAAGGCGACTACACATGGGAGCAGGCCAGGAACTACTGCCAgaccttcttcactgacctggTGGCAATCCAGAACAAGCAGGAGATTGAGTACCTCAACGCGAGCCTGCCCTTCCACAGGCGCTACTACTGGATCGGCATCCGCAAGCTGGGTGGCACCTGGACCTGGGTTGGCACCAAGAAGGTGCTGACAAAGGAGGCGGAGAACTGGGCAGCGGGGGAGCCCAACAACCGCCGCTCCAACCAGGACTGTGTGGAGATCTACATCAAGCGGCAGCAGGAGTCGGGCAAGTGGAATGACGAGAACTGCAAGCAGAAGAAGAAGGCGCTGTGCTACCAGG cttCCTGCCAGCCCTTTTCGTGCAGCCAGCGCGGCGAGTGCGTGGAGACCATCGGGAGCTACCGCTGCCAGTGTTACCCTGGATTCCATGGCCCCGAATGCGAGGATG TTGTGCAGTGTGCTGAGCTGGAACCAGAGGGAGCACACATGAACTGCAGCCATCCCTACAGAGACTTCAGTTACAACTCCACCTGTGTGTTCGGGTGCCAGGAGGGGTTTGAGCAGCAAGGGGCGAGCACACTGCGGTGCCTGGCTTCCCAGCAGTGGTCTGCAGAGACCCCCACTTGCACAG CCATCTCCTGCCCAGCGCTCAGTGCACCAGATCGGGGACGGCTGAACTGCTCCCACCTCCATGGGGACTTTGCCTTTGGCTCCACATGTGTCTTCTCCTGCCAGACAGGGTTTGTGCTGACAGGTCTGGAAAGCCGTGAGTGCACGGCCACAGGGACCTGGACTGGGGATGCCCCACACTGTGAAG TCATCACCTGCCCCATGCTCAGCGCGCCAGACTGGGGACTGCTGAACTGTTCCCACCTCAACGGGAACTTCACCTTTGGCTCCACGTGTGCCTTCTCCTGCCAGACAGGGTTTGCACTGATGGGGTCAGAGAGCCGTGAGTGCACAGCCATGGGGACCTGGACTGGGGATACTCCACGCTGTGAAG CCATTGCCTGCCCGGTGctcagcgctccaggctggggacagctgaACTGCTCCCACCTCCATGGGGACTTTGCCTTTGGCTCCACATGTGTCTTCTCCTGCCAGACAGGGTTTGTGCTGACAGGTCTGGAAAGTCGTGAGTGCACGGCCACAGGGACCTGGACTGGGGATGCCCCACGCTGTGAAG CCATCACCTGCCCAGTGCTCAGTGCTCCAGTCCGAGGACAGCTGAACTGCTCCCACCTCCATGGGGACTTCACCTTTGGCTCCACGTGTGCCTTCTCCTGCCAGATGGGGTTTGCACTGATGGGGCCAGAGAGCCGTGAGTGCACAGCCATGGGGAGTTGGACTGGGGACACCCCACGCTGTGAAG CTATCACTTGCCCGGTGCTCAGTGCTCCAGACCGAGGAAACATGAACTGCTCCAATCTGAATGGGAACTTTGCCTTTGGCTCCACGTGTGTCTTCTCCTGCGAGACAGGGTTTGCGCTGACAGGACTGGAGAGCCAAGAGTGCACAGCCATGGGGACTTGGACTGGGGACACTCCACGATGCAAAG CCATCGCCTGCCCGGTGCTCAGCGCTCCAGACTGGGGACAGCTGAACTGCTCCCACCTCCATGGGGACTTTGCCTTTGGCTCTGTGTGTGCCTTCTCCTGCCAAACAGGGTTTGCActgacagggccagacagcCGCAAGTGCACGGCCATGGGGACCTGGACTGGGGACACTCCGCGCTGTGAAG CCATCACCTGTCCAGAGCTCAGTGCTCCAGACTGGGGACAGCTGAATTGCTCTCACCCCCACGGGGACTTTGCCTTTGGCTCTGTGTGTGCCTTCTCCTGCCAGACGGGGTTTGTGCTGATGGGGCCGGAGAGCCGCGAGTGCATGGCCGCGGGCACCTGGACTGGGGATGCCCCACGCTGTGAAG CCATCAAATGCTCAGCCCTAGCCAGTCCCAAGATGGGCCAGGCTGCCTGCTCCCACCTCCACGGGAACTTCTCCTTTGGCTCCATGTGTGCCTTCTCCTGCCAGACCGGATTTGTGCTGATGGGGCCAGAGAAACGCGAGTGCATGGCCATGGGGACCTGGACAGGGGACACCCCACAATGCATAG CCATCAGCTGCCCGACGCTGGAGCCCCCTAGCAGAggccagctgagctgctctcaCGTGCACGGGAACTTCACGTACAACTCCACGTGCACCTTTTCCTGCGAGGAGGGGTTTGTTCGGATGGGAGCAGAGGTGCTCAGGTGCGCAGCCACAGGGAACTGGACCAGGCATCCCCCTGTCTGTGCAG AGGATGGCGCCCCCTTCTTAAAGCAAGTCCTGGCTTACAGCAGCGGCACGGCTCTGGCAGTAGCCGGCATCGTGCTCTCAGGAACGCTCATTGCCCTCCTTGCCAAGCGGCTCAGCAACAGAG aggagaagaagaagctCCTGAACCCCACCAG